The Deltaproteobacteria bacterium genome includes a region encoding these proteins:
- a CDS encoding carotenoid biosynthesis protein, producing the protein MHLIPWILLAVQAAIVVASLLGYGIFTARPDLLMQVDPQARFFTWAFSGFAIGNMLFGGLAVVADALMRNRLRALVAFIAIYAVSLASELMGTGWGIPFGPYSYTHLLGPKWFGLVPYLIPLSWFTLAWVCWVIARQRAMGMKCVLLATWLLVAWDLLLDPAMSKVTSYWVWGEAGSYYGMPWSNLFGWAVTGLVLFVILHRVEPEPRSTVSFAGWVYFVNFALPLGFCALNQYWLAVAAGIGSVVLALVAFRKTQSAPESLSALNPKFPAEAGASRHLS; encoded by the coding sequence ATGCATTTGATCCCGTGGATTTTGCTCGCCGTGCAAGCCGCTATTGTTGTCGCGAGTCTGTTGGGCTACGGCATCTTTACCGCGCGGCCGGACCTACTCATGCAGGTCGATCCGCAAGCGCGCTTTTTCACTTGGGCGTTTTCCGGCTTTGCCATCGGCAATATGCTGTTCGGCGGACTGGCGGTGGTTGCCGATGCGCTTATGCGCAACCGACTAAGAGCGCTGGTCGCGTTCATCGCCATTTATGCCGTGAGTCTCGCCAGCGAACTGATGGGAACCGGATGGGGCATCCCGTTTGGCCCGTACTCTTACACCCACCTGCTGGGGCCTAAATGGTTTGGCCTGGTGCCGTATCTGATTCCTCTCAGTTGGTTCACCCTGGCCTGGGTTTGCTGGGTGATCGCGCGCCAGCGCGCCATGGGTATGAAATGCGTCCTCCTGGCAACCTGGCTACTCGTGGCCTGGGACCTGTTGCTCGATCCGGCGATGAGCAAGGTGACGAGCTATTGGGTCTGGGGTGAAGCGGGAAGCTACTATGGGATGCCATGGAGCAATCTGTTCGGTTGGGCAGTCACTGGCTTGGTGCTGTTTGTCATCCTGCACCGAGTTGAGCCTGAGCCGCGCAGCACGGTAAGCTTCGCCGGGTGGGTCTACTTTGTCAATTTTGCCTTGCCGCTTGGATTTTGTGCTCTCAATCAATATTGGCTGGCAGTGGCGGCCGGCATCGGCAGTGTGGTTTTGGCTTTGGTCGCTTTCCGAAAGACTCAATCGGCGCCGGAGTCTTTAAGTGCCTTGAACCCTAAATTTCCAGCGGAGGCGGGCGCGTCGCGCCATCTTTCATGA
- a CDS encoding polyprenyl synthetase family protein yields the protein MAKFDLEHYLRSRREAVDRALDSYLGRYSEHSHTIWRAMRYGLFPGGKRVRPILVLAAGEAFGGKRRALMPFACAVEMIHGYSLIHDDLPALDNDDLRRGEPTNHKVFGEGIALLAGDGLLTEAFRVISGPEVAKQLAPDLILRLIHELSCAIGISGLVGGQAFDIEADRREVDIGVVEYIHVRKTGALIRASIRLGAQVAGAGEADLRRMSRFGETLGLAFQIADDILDILGETAPGEGGESGHNEWNKATYPSVVGVGQAQTRLKQLLDQCLAGLAPFGRAADPLRELTVQIAQRALQQNGKARSEEMKI from the coding sequence GTGGCCAAATTTGATCTGGAGCACTACTTGCGCTCACGCCGTGAGGCGGTGGACCGCGCCCTCGATAGCTACCTTGGCCGCTACTCCGAACACTCCCATACGATTTGGCGGGCGATGCGTTACGGCCTGTTTCCCGGCGGCAAACGCGTGCGGCCGATCTTGGTGCTTGCGGCCGGCGAAGCGTTCGGCGGCAAACGCCGAGCTCTCATGCCGTTTGCGTGCGCGGTCGAGATGATCCATGGCTACTCCTTGATCCATGACGATCTGCCGGCGCTCGACAACGACGATCTGCGCCGCGGCGAGCCGACCAATCATAAAGTTTTTGGCGAAGGAATTGCGCTGTTGGCAGGCGATGGATTGTTGACCGAAGCGTTTCGGGTGATCTCCGGACCGGAGGTCGCCAAGCAGCTGGCGCCGGATCTGATTCTGCGGCTGATTCATGAACTCTCCTGTGCCATTGGCATCTCCGGATTGGTGGGCGGTCAAGCCTTCGATATCGAAGCCGACCGCCGCGAAGTGGATATTGGCGTTGTCGAATACATCCATGTGCGCAAGACCGGCGCGCTCATTCGCGCATCCATTCGTCTGGGCGCCCAGGTTGCCGGCGCCGGCGAGGCCGACCTGCGGCGCATGTCGCGCTTTGGCGAAACGCTCGGCTTGGCGTTTCAAATCGCCGATGACATCTTGGACATTTTAGGCGAGACCGCGCCGGGTGAGGGCGGCGAGTCAGGCCATAACGAGTGGAACAAGGCGACCTATCCCTCGGTGGTCGGTGTCGGGCAAGCGCAAACACGACTGAAGCAGTTGCTCGATCAATGCCTGGCTGGGCTTGCGCCCTTTGGCAGGGCGGCCGATCCGCTGCGCGAATTGACCGTGCAGATTGCCCAACGCGCGCTCCAACAAAATGGTAAAGCTCGATCAGAGGAGATGAAAATCTGA
- the dxs gene encoding 1-deoxy-D-xylulose-5-phosphate synthase: MTRLLDRVDAPKDIRRLPVEQLPQLAQEVRDEVVSVVSEVGGHLASTLGAVELTLALHYVFDTPKDRIVWDTGHQAYAHKLICGRRARLSTIRQLGGLSGFLSREESEYDVFGAGHAGTSISAALGMVEASNLAGTSRKVVAVISDGGLSAGLTFEGLNAASHLDKDLIVVLNDNEHFIDPRVGAVSSFLSKQFTTDLGVRLQKHFSNLLLNLPQGENLKLAARKVRDSFLGFVTPGFLFESLGFQYVGPIDGHNIAEMVTTLENVKKIEGPTLVHVLTKKGKGYPPAEKDPIKYHGVVPFHVLTGKWKKEKGPIPSYTDVFAQALIKVAKENPKVVGITAAMGSGTGIDKLSRELPGRSYDVGIAEQHAVTFAAGMATEGYIPVVAIYSTFLQRGYDEILHDVCLQNLHVVFALDRGGLVGADGPTHHGVFDFAYMRSIPNLVIMAPKDENELQHMLKTAIDYDGPISLRYPRGDGWGLKMDEKPRPLPIGKGELLRGGKDIAIVGIGHTVLPALRAANDLAPLGIDAAVVNARFVKPLDKELLRDVLGRVTNVITVEDHTVVGGFGSALLEFFAEEGLSHLAVRRLGVPDRFVAHGTQDELRKICGFDQEAITQAALQMVRADRKRSREDGKEGAAR, encoded by the coding sequence ATGACAAGATTGCTAGATAGAGTGGATGCCCCCAAAGACATTCGCCGGCTGCCGGTCGAGCAGCTGCCTCAGTTGGCCCAGGAGGTGCGCGACGAGGTGGTTTCCGTGGTGTCGGAGGTGGGCGGTCATTTGGCTTCGACCCTGGGCGCGGTGGAGCTGACGCTGGCGCTCCATTACGTTTTCGACACGCCGAAGGATCGCATTGTCTGGGACACCGGCCATCAAGCCTATGCGCACAAACTTATTTGCGGCCGGCGCGCGCGGTTATCGACCATCCGCCAATTGGGCGGACTCAGCGGATTTCTGAGCCGTGAAGAAAGCGAATACGACGTCTTCGGCGCAGGCCATGCGGGCACTTCAATCTCGGCGGCGCTGGGCATGGTTGAGGCCAGCAACTTGGCCGGCACGTCGCGCAAAGTCGTGGCGGTCATCAGTGACGGCGGCTTGAGCGCAGGATTGACGTTTGAGGGGCTCAACGCGGCGAGCCACCTCGATAAAGATTTGATCGTGGTCTTGAACGACAATGAGCATTTTATCGATCCACGCGTCGGCGCCGTGTCGTCGTTCTTGAGTAAACAGTTTACCACGGACTTGGGCGTGCGGTTGCAAAAGCACTTTTCAAACCTGTTGCTGAATTTGCCGCAGGGGGAAAATTTGAAACTTGCCGCGCGCAAAGTGCGCGATTCCTTTCTTGGCTTTGTCACGCCGGGATTCTTGTTCGAGAGCTTGGGCTTTCAATATGTCGGTCCCATCGACGGCCATAATATTGCCGAGATGGTGACAACCCTCGAAAACGTCAAGAAGATCGAGGGGCCAACCCTCGTCCATGTGCTGACGAAAAAAGGCAAAGGGTATCCGCCGGCCGAGAAGGACCCGATCAAGTATCACGGCGTGGTGCCGTTCCATGTTTTGACCGGTAAATGGAAAAAAGAAAAAGGGCCGATTCCCAGCTACACCGATGTTTTTGCCCAGGCCTTGATCAAAGTCGCCAAGGAAAATCCCAAAGTAGTCGGCATCACCGCAGCGATGGGCAGCGGCACCGGCATCGACAAGCTGTCGCGGGAACTGCCGGGGCGTTCTTATGACGTTGGCATCGCCGAGCAGCACGCGGTGACGTTTGCCGCCGGCATGGCGACCGAAGGTTACATTCCCGTCGTGGCGATCTATTCGACATTTTTGCAACGCGGCTACGACGAGATTTTGCACGACGTTTGCCTGCAAAATTTGCACGTGGTGTTCGCCCTCGACCGTGGCGGTCTGGTGGGCGCCGATGGGCCGACCCATCATGGCGTGTTCGATTTTGCTTACATGCGCTCGATTCCCAATCTCGTCATCATGGCGCCCAAGGATGAGAACGAGCTGCAGCATATGTTGAAGACCGCCATCGATTACGATGGTCCGATTTCGCTGCGCTACCCGCGCGGCGATGGCTGGGGCCTCAAAATGGACGAGAAACCGCGACCCTTGCCGATCGGCAAAGGGGAGCTTTTGCGCGGCGGCAAAGACATTGCGATCGTTGGCATCGGCCATACGGTGTTGCCGGCGCTGCGGGCGGCCAACGATCTGGCGCCGCTCGGCATCGACGCCGCGGTGGTGAACGCCCGCTTTGTCAAGCCGCTCGATAAAGAACTGCTGCGCGATGTCCTTGGCCGCGTCACCAACGTCATCACCGTGGAAGATCACACCGTGGTCGGCGGTTTTGGCAGTGCGCTGCTCGAGTTTTTCGCCGAGGAGGGGCTGAGCCACTTGGCGGTGCGCCGCCTCGGCGTGCCGGACCGCTTCGTCGCCCATGGCACGCAGGACGAGCTGCGCAAAATTTGCGGCTTTGACCAGGAGGCGATTACTCAAGCGGCGCTGCAAATGGTGCGCGCCGACAGAAAGCGAAGCAGGGAGGATGGCAAAGAGGGAGCGGCTCGATAA
- a CDS encoding TlyA family RNA methyltransferase produces MAKRERLDKLLVDRALVASREEGRGRILAGEVLVDDQPVTKAGSQISLDATVRLKPRASSYVSRGGDKIEKALREFALDVVGKTVLDVGASTGGFTDCLLSHGAAQVFAVDVGYGQLAWKIRSDPRVRVFEKTNIRYLDLERLPSAADIATIDVSFISLKLVLPQVKKLLAAGAQVIALIKPQFEVGKGKVGKGGVVRAAAEHERVIEEIREAAQAAGFQVRGLVESPLLGPKGNREFLLQLVLVG; encoded by the coding sequence ATGGCAAAGAGGGAGCGGCTCGATAAGCTGTTGGTGGATCGCGCCCTTGTGGCGAGCCGCGAGGAGGGGCGCGGCCGAATTTTGGCTGGAGAGGTGCTGGTCGATGATCAACCGGTGACCAAAGCCGGCAGCCAAATCAGCCTGGACGCAACGGTTCGCTTAAAGCCCCGCGCTTCGTCCTACGTGAGCCGGGGCGGCGACAAAATCGAAAAAGCGCTGCGTGAGTTTGCCCTCGACGTCGTCGGCAAAACCGTTTTGGATGTCGGCGCCTCCACAGGTGGGTTCACCGATTGCCTACTGTCTCATGGAGCGGCCCAAGTCTTCGCGGTCGACGTCGGCTATGGTCAGCTAGCCTGGAAGATCCGCAGCGATCCCCGGGTCAGAGTCTTCGAGAAAACCAACATCCGTTATCTCGATTTGGAGCGGTTGCCCAGCGCCGCCGACATTGCCACCATCGATGTCTCTTTTATCTCGCTCAAGCTAGTCCTGCCGCAGGTCAAAAAGCTCCTGGCAGCCGGCGCGCAAGTGATCGCCCTGATCAAGCCGCAATTCGAAGTGGGTAAAGGCAAAGTCGGCAAGGGGGGAGTGGTGCGCGCGGCGGCGGAGCACGAGCGGGTGATCGAAGAGATCAGAGAGGCCGCGCAAGCAGCAGGCTTTCAGGTCCGCGGGCTGGTCGAATCGCCCTTATTGGGGCCCAAAGGCAACCGGGAATTTTTGCTTCAGCTGGTGCTTGTCGGATGA
- a CDS encoding 30S ribosomal protein S21, with protein sequence MTGVRVRENESIESAIRRFKKLCEKAGILAELRKREHYEKPSVKRKKKAIAAKKRAMRRVRHSF encoded by the coding sequence ATGACGGGTGTGAGAGTCCGAGAGAACGAATCCATCGAGAGCGCCATCCGGCGCTTCAAAAAGCTCTGCGAGAAAGCCGGCATCTTGGCTGAATTGCGCAAACGCGAGCACTACGAAAAGCCCAGTGTGAAACGAAAGAAAAAAGCCATTGCCGCCAAGAAGCGAGCCATGCGGCGTGTGCGTCACTCTTTTTAG
- a CDS encoding GatB/YqeY domain-containing protein: protein MPLKTQIQDSVKAAMKSGDALTLSTLRLLLAALHNEEIRLRRDLSDEEVQKTITTLSKQRSEAIELYRKGNRAELAQKEADELKILQRFLPQQLSDDEVRAVIKASIEEVGAQGMQDLGKVMKLVMPKVSGRSDGKKVNELAKALLEG, encoded by the coding sequence ATGCCATTAAAAACCCAGATTCAAGATTCGGTTAAAGCGGCGATGAAGAGCGGCGATGCGCTGACGCTCTCGACGCTGCGGCTGCTCCTGGCAGCGTTGCATAACGAAGAGATCCGCCTGCGGCGCGACCTGAGCGACGAGGAAGTTCAGAAAACCATCACCACCTTGTCGAAGCAGCGCAGCGAAGCGATCGAGCTCTATCGCAAAGGCAATCGCGCTGAGCTGGCGCAAAAAGAAGCGGATGAGCTGAAAATCTTGCAGCGGTTTTTGCCGCAGCAGTTAAGTGACGATGAAGTGCGCGCGGTGATCAAGGCCAGCATCGAGGAAGTCGGCGCACAGGGCATGCAAGATCTCGGCAAAGTCATGAAGCTGGTCATGCCCAAAGTCAGTGGTCGCAGCGACGGCAAGAAGGTTAACGAGTTGGCTAAAGCTCTGCTCGAGGGCTAG
- a CDS encoding CvpA family protein, producing the protein MPVANWIDLTVLAVLSLFGLRGFFRGLFREVFSLAGLLAGFVVASRYSDAAAAWGAQYWQLTPFFFKGIAFVALFFMVYFCFSLAGWLLHRSEKLLFLKTINRIGGVAVGVGKGTALVGLLALFLSSASWLPDTTRQSLEEAVLVAPLSQWAEGLWRLGKSRLLNSPANAGGAL; encoded by the coding sequence TTGCCGGTGGCGAACTGGATTGATTTGACGGTTCTCGCTGTGCTGAGTCTATTTGGACTCAGGGGGTTTTTTCGAGGACTGTTTCGCGAAGTGTTTTCGCTGGCCGGTTTGCTGGCGGGCTTCGTGGTCGCAAGCCGCTACAGTGACGCGGCGGCCGCCTGGGGCGCGCAATACTGGCAGCTGACGCCGTTTTTTTTCAAGGGAATCGCTTTCGTTGCGCTGTTTTTCATGGTTTATTTTTGTTTCAGCCTGGCAGGCTGGCTGCTCCATCGTTCGGAAAAACTCTTGTTCCTGAAAACCATCAATCGCATTGGCGGTGTCGCTGTGGGCGTCGGCAAAGGCACGGCGCTTGTCGGTCTCTTGGCTCTGTTTCTCTCTTCGGCTTCCTGGCTGCCCGACACGACGCGCCAAAGCCTGGAAGAGGCGGTGCTGGTGGCACCGCTGTCGCAATGGGCGGAAGGACTTTGGCGCCTCGGCAAAAGCCGTTTGCTTAACTCCCCGGCCAATGCCGGCGGCGCGCTTTAG
- a CDS encoding DNA primase, producing MIKQEQIAQIRNRASIVEVISDYVTLKKTGRNHMGLCPFHGEKTPSFTVNEEKGIFHCFGCQAGGSVFNFLMQYDHLSFPEAVERVAKRYGIEIERDQRGGQYGDQGARELLYRLNERAAVNYQRMLTAHPEGKRAREYLKQRGLDEATVKNFMIGFAPPYGSGLIEVIKQEKFSVQDALKLGLIGQKAPQQYHEKFFARVMFPILNPGGKVVAFGGRVLDQALPKYLNSSETPLFHKSGTLYGLFHAKDGIRKSDRVVVVEGYLDVIALFQHGIDYAVATLGTALTVDHVRLLSRYTKNIIALFDGDVAGQKAASRSFEVFVEAGLLGRAAFLPPSEDPDTFVRKQGKAALEAILEKAVPLPDYFFEWLDKRFGRTLEGKKQTAEEVNRVLTKVRTQVEVDLLVRRAADLGIDERVLRRPVASQPQVRNAAGIAPVPVLRDDFAERSLVALMLVYPQRIVPEVETNGEVRQALSAKWAQVVDVIIAEWQEHSKVDVVRVGQRLAAERAAELTGLALEGERVEEAESGRMASDCLIHLRRQHLRSLERTLRMAIRAAEERKDENAKRERILEWQDIVRKERQLERRRLDPKNMTS from the coding sequence ATGATCAAGCAAGAGCAGATCGCGCAGATTCGCAACCGAGCTTCCATCGTCGAAGTGATCTCAGACTACGTTACCCTCAAAAAGACCGGCCGCAATCACATGGGCTTATGCCCATTTCACGGTGAGAAAACCCCATCGTTTACAGTCAACGAAGAGAAGGGGATCTTTCATTGTTTTGGCTGTCAGGCCGGCGGCAGCGTGTTTAATTTTCTCATGCAGTACGATCACCTGAGCTTTCCCGAGGCGGTGGAGCGGGTCGCCAAGCGCTACGGCATCGAGATCGAGCGCGACCAGCGGGGCGGTCAATACGGCGACCAGGGTGCGCGCGAACTGCTCTATCGCCTCAACGAACGCGCCGCCGTCAACTACCAGCGCATGCTCACCGCCCATCCCGAAGGCAAGCGCGCGCGCGAGTACCTCAAACAACGCGGCTTGGATGAAGCGACGGTGAAAAACTTCATGATCGGCTTTGCGCCGCCGTACGGTTCCGGCCTGATCGAGGTGATCAAACAGGAAAAGTTTTCCGTTCAGGACGCGCTCAAGCTTGGCCTGATCGGCCAGAAAGCGCCGCAGCAGTATCACGAGAAATTTTTCGCGCGGGTGATGTTCCCAATTCTGAACCCCGGCGGCAAGGTGGTGGCGTTCGGTGGCCGGGTACTGGACCAAGCCCTGCCCAAGTATTTGAACTCGAGCGAGACGCCGCTGTTTCACAAAAGCGGCACGCTCTACGGTTTGTTTCACGCCAAAGACGGCATTCGCAAATCGGACCGCGTTGTGGTCGTTGAAGGCTACCTCGACGTGATCGCGCTCTTTCAGCATGGCATCGACTACGCTGTGGCGACGCTCGGCACGGCACTGACGGTTGATCACGTGCGACTGTTATCGCGCTACACGAAAAATATCATCGCATTGTTCGATGGCGATGTCGCCGGCCAGAAAGCAGCGTCGCGCAGCTTCGAGGTTTTCGTCGAAGCGGGTTTGCTGGGCCGGGCGGCGTTCTTGCCGCCGAGTGAAGATCCCGATACCTTTGTGCGAAAACAAGGAAAAGCTGCATTGGAAGCCATTCTGGAAAAGGCGGTGCCGCTGCCCGATTATTTTTTTGAATGGCTCGACAAACGCTTCGGTCGGACGCTCGAAGGCAAAAAGCAGACAGCCGAAGAAGTGAATCGCGTGCTCACGAAAGTGCGAACTCAAGTCGAAGTTGATTTGCTCGTCCGTAGAGCCGCGGATCTCGGCATTGACGAAAGAGTGTTGCGACGCCCCGTGGCGAGCCAACCGCAAGTTCGTAACGCGGCGGGAATCGCTCCGGTTCCGGTTCTTCGTGATGATTTCGCCGAGCGTTCGCTGGTAGCGTTGATGCTGGTGTACCCGCAACGGATTGTCCCAGAGGTCGAGACTAACGGCGAAGTGCGTCAAGCCCTGAGCGCCAAGTGGGCTCAGGTAGTTGACGTTATTATCGCCGAATGGCAAGAACATTCTAAGGTCGATGTAGTTCGCGTTGGCCAACGGCTGGCCGCTGAGAGGGCGGCGGAGTTGACTGGGCTCGCTCTGGAGGGGGAGCGGGTCGAGGAAGCAGAGAGCGGCCGGATGGCAAGCGACTGCCTGATTCATCTGCGTCGCCAACATTTGCGAAGTCTCGAACGGACCTTGCGCATGGCGATCCGTGCTGCGGAAGAGCGCAAGGATGAGAACGCCAAGCGTGAAAGGATACTAGAATGGCAAGACATCGTACGAAAAGAACGCCAGCTAGAACGCCGAAGGCTCGATCCGAAGAACATGACGAGTTAG